The Streptomyces kanamyceticus genome window below encodes:
- a CDS encoding peptidase C39 family protein codes for MSRRSVLATAAAVAALAATAGPALAATGSAARPPRAARPVDNHFWTSYEDWRTGTAEGTAVVAGSRPGLRIATAAGRTDYTDPHTGTTATWEYARWTSPTHRSTVPATEAIASWNARTPAGTWLQVELRGTYSDKTKTPWYVMGRWTSGDDIATDIRRTSVDDQTDGKSTVWTDTLSLNDTTAALRIVSYQLRLTLYRKPGATGTPTVWRLGAMASAVPDRFTVPASKPGLTKELKVPRYSQEIHAGQYPEYDNGGEAWCSPTSSQMIIEYWGRKPTPEDLAWVDPTYADPQVCHAARFTFDYQYEGCGNWPFNAAYAATYKNLQGVVTRLASLTELESLIATGIPAITSQSFLKEELTGAGYGTAGHLMTVIGFTATGDVIANDPASPSNPAVRRVYKRREWENIWLRTKRYNASGKVVSGTGGVCYLYFPTTLSAAQRKALAAVGIR; via the coding sequence ATGTCCCGCAGATCCGTGCTGGCCACGGCCGCCGCGGTAGCCGCCCTCGCGGCCACCGCGGGCCCCGCCCTGGCCGCCACGGGGTCCGCCGCCCGCCCGCCGCGCGCGGCCCGCCCGGTGGACAACCACTTCTGGACCTCGTACGAGGACTGGCGCACCGGCACCGCCGAGGGCACCGCCGTGGTCGCCGGGAGCCGTCCCGGCCTGCGCATCGCCACCGCCGCCGGCCGCACCGACTACACCGATCCGCACACCGGCACGACCGCCACCTGGGAGTACGCCAGGTGGACCTCGCCGACCCACCGCTCCACCGTGCCCGCGACGGAGGCCATCGCCTCCTGGAACGCGCGCACCCCGGCGGGCACCTGGCTCCAGGTGGAGCTGCGCGGCACCTACTCCGACAAGACGAAGACGCCTTGGTACGTGATGGGGCGCTGGACCTCGGGCGACGACATCGCGACCGACATCCGGCGGACCTCGGTCGACGACCAGACCGACGGAAAGTCCACCGTCTGGACGGACACGCTCTCCCTGAACGACACGACGGCGGCCCTGCGGATCGTCTCCTACCAGCTGCGCCTGACGCTCTACCGCAAGCCGGGCGCCACCGGGACCCCCACGGTCTGGCGGCTCGGCGCCATGGCCTCCGCGGTCCCCGACCGCTTCACGGTTCCCGCCTCCAAGCCGGGCCTGACCAAGGAACTGAAGGTTCCGCGCTACTCGCAGGAGATCCACGCCGGGCAGTACCCGGAGTACGACAACGGGGGCGAGGCCTGGTGCAGCCCCACCTCCTCGCAGATGATCATCGAGTACTGGGGCCGCAAACCCACCCCGGAGGACCTCGCCTGGGTCGACCCGACCTACGCCGACCCGCAGGTGTGCCACGCCGCCCGCTTCACCTTCGACTACCAGTACGAAGGCTGCGGCAACTGGCCGTTCAACGCCGCGTACGCCGCGACGTACAAGAACCTCCAGGGCGTCGTGACCCGCCTGGCGTCCCTCACGGAGCTGGAGTCGCTGATCGCCACGGGCATCCCGGCCATCACGTCCCAGTCCTTCCTCAAGGAGGAACTGACCGGCGCGGGCTACGGCACGGCGGGCCACCTGATGACGGTCATCGGCTTCACCGCGACCGGCGACGTGATCGCCAACGACCCCGCCTCACCGTCGAACCCGGCGGTGCGCCGCGTCTACAAGAGGCGTGAGTGGGAGAACATCTGGCTGCGCACCAAGCGCTACAACGCCTCGGGGAAGGTGGTCTCGGGCACGGGCGGGGTCTGTTACCTGTACTTCCCGACGACGCTTTCCGCGGCCCAGCGCAAGGCACTGGCGGCGGTCGGGATCCGCTGA